From the Magnetospirillum sp. WYHS-4 genome, one window contains:
- a CDS encoding HRDC domain-containing protein, with translation RRAAGQPDRPEDRGLFEALRAKRLALAREQGVPPYVIFHDSTLLEMAAARPRSLDDLGRLNGVGSAKLQRYGKAFLDVVGGHQESYPA, from the coding sequence CCCGGCGGGCGGCGGGGCAGCCGGACCGGCCGGAGGACCGCGGCCTGTTCGAGGCCCTGCGGGCGAAACGCCTGGCGCTTGCGCGCGAACAGGGGGTGCCGCCCTACGTCATCTTCCACGACAGCACCCTGCTGGAAATGGCCGCGGCCCGGCCGCGCAGCCTCGACGACCTGGGTCGTCTGAACGGAGTGGGATCGGCCAAGCTGCAACGCTATGGCAAAGCCTTTCTGGACGTCGTCGGCGGGCACCAGGAGAGCTACCCGGCCTAA